One Sesamum indicum cultivar Zhongzhi No. 13 linkage group LG14, S_indicum_v1.0, whole genome shotgun sequence genomic window, GGGGACGGATCATCAGGATTTCTCCATGCGGTCAAATACTTTTCCGTACCAGTATCAGGGTCATCTACCATATGGATCCCAGGCAACCTGGTATCACTTGGATAGTCAAAACTCTGCCATATGTAGCTCTCTTGAGAAGAAGATTCACCAGCCTCATATACAACAACAAGATTCCCAGTGTCCAAGAGCTGCAAAATTGGATTGGAAGCCACCCGGCCTGAATTCGCCGACCAAATAACTCTTCCAGCACTACTTATTACTAGTGTTCCATTCCTGGCTATAGCTAAAGATACCCCTTCTGGATCTGTGATGGGATAGTTTCTGTTTGCAACCCAACAAACGACATCCGGAGTATTTCTGTACCATATGCCCAAGAAACTATTTGCGGATGCGCCAGGGGAGAAGAACCCCACCTCAAAAATTTGGCTCTGAGAAATCAAAGTCTGCCCATTAACAATAGTTTGGTTGGGGAGAAGTGTATCTGCTCCACTGGAGAATTTCAGGAAGGTCACGGCATGGAAGATTGTGTAGAGAAATGCGGTGAAATGCCAGCACGCCATCTTTGACGCCAGCAATCGATGAAGGGAGTATTTTTCCTTAGTTTATGCATATCAGTATTTAGATGCTAACTGTCCAAGTGTAAGGTTTACTCCTGATCTCTGCATTTGGCTCGTAATTAGTTCTGCTACACTTCAAGtaaattagttgttttgtGGTTTTGTAGAGTCTAACAAGGAGCCAAGATGTAATGAACAATCCTCAAGTTAAATGTCAATGGAGCTGACAAGACTTTAAAACCAAAGCTTGTGAGTTCAAGTCCACAAATTTGGGCGTCTATTTTAATGGTAGTTCTGCTTGGTATACATTGAATTAAGTAATTGATCTATTGactttttctttgaatttgaatattataataaattatatattacaaagtaaataatgagaattaaaataaaaagaatatcgACTTGAATTTAAATACCAGTGGAGGGGAACGGGGCTCGTGTTCTTATTGGAAGAATTTTCTCTTAAGGTAGATGTTTGATGTGTTGCTTTCACCAGAAAAGGATCTTGCAAGTTTGATAATCCAGTTTCTTTGGACTTTCGAGTTTCCTATTGCTCTCCCCCCGCCCCTCTTTTTAGACTAACAACTTTTCCCAAGTAGGTAagttaagaaattttttattcaaatcaagttttaTCGAATCAGATTAATTATAGATGTCAAACACTTATCACATGATTTAAAAGCTAGTGACGTCAACATTAAATGCTTCAATCTCTCTGCAATTTGATATATTCAAATGAAATGATTTTAGAAACAAGAGAACAAGATCAAGAATATCTAAGGCTGCACCAAAAAGGAAATGATCCAGGCTTTTATTGGAAAggtattgaaaaaaaaatatattcactCCCGACtcatttattactaatttattgtaggttagataatttttcttatgatCAAAGTACCTTTATACTTGTTCATGCGTTAATACATGCAAGGAGATATATCTTCATCATTATAAGTATAGTGTAGtcggaaaaaaattatttgacatgcaataaatcagtaataaatcaattaaggtaaatattaatttttattcataatttttgttaatatcccaaatttagttaattttgactaataaaaaaatttatttgttaaacgaaaataaatcttaatgatattaaatataattttttaaaattaaagaaatttaattataattgcacTAAATTTCAAAGAAGAGTGTAATATAAAGCCAGCATCAATATTTCAAACTCTGAGAATTTAATAGCTTGCTATTATTTGTCAATATGCTTACCAACTCTGTCAATAGCTTGGTATTATCTTCACCAATTGGCGTTGGTCTATTGGACAGAGTTAGTGAGcatattgacaaaaaatttgacCACCATCTTGGTGGGGCAAAATGATTGGTATGGTAGACCcacatttttttacaaaattggtattttttttcataaaaattaaattaagtatattattttttaaaattattattggagtggaaaaaaaaatgtgaattcatcacaaaaattaaaaacaaaataataaaagaaaacttacAAACACATGTTTTCAACtatacaagaaaaacaaattcatcCCAGCatacataaacaaaattaacattcaataagtttaatatttatttattttaattttaaaaattaaggataaaaCTTTTTCATCACTGTGCTTAGATGTCACTTTTGCATCACTGTTacccaaaattttcatataccTTGAAATCTTGAGTAATGTTAATAAATGTGAAGTTACCGCAGCAACAAATTTCCTCAATCTATTAGAGGGATAATAACAATAGTATGTTGAGAGCTGATGTTCATCTGGCCTCCAAGTCAGTGATGGACATTGTTTCTTTCTCATAGTTGGTACTTGCTGCTGTACAACTTCTCACAGTGCTTGAACTCCTTTCTATCAAAAATCCAGGTTCTTTGGGTTCAGGCAAAACTGCTCCTTCAGTTCCTAACATAAAGAGCACAGATGACATTACTGGCCTGTCTTCCGCATATTTCTGAACGCATAATAAGCCGACTTGCACACATCTCTTCACTTCAGATTCCACAAACGTATCGTTCAAACATTCATCCATGAGCTCAAGaatcttattttctttccatAGTAACCATGCCTGTTACGAATATTACCACCAGGTTACACATAAAGTTAGTTTCTTTCATGTTCAGTAAGACTTTCTACGCGACAGGTATCAGCAAAATGTAGTGTAAAactgtaaattatttatagtcaTGAAGAAACTTACATGTTCCAAAAGGCTACGACAGTGAGTGCAGTGGTTAAAACCCCTATTCTTTTTTCCACTCACAATCTCTAACAAAACTACTCCCATGCTGAAGATATCGGACTTCACTGAGAATTTCCCGTGTATTGCGTATTCTGGAGCCATATAGCCACTGCATAAAATTATTGGTCAAGCTCCTTTCGggaataacataatttttcgtTAAGTTAGAAGAAAGCTTACAATGTCCCAGCAACTCTTTTTGTTTTAGCAACAAATTGATCCTCCCTGAAAGTTCTTGCCAGGCCGAAATCtgaaatttttggatttaaattttcatctagTAATATGTTGCTTGTTTTGAGATCTCTATGGATAATCTTTAGTCTGGAATCATGATGGAGATATAGCAGTCCCCTTGCAATTCCCATGATTATGTCAAAGCGCTTAGGCCATGTCAAGAGTGTCCTTCTATTTTGATCTGCACGTCATTGGTATCTTGTGATTAGCAATAGGAAATTTGgcagaagaaaattaggggaGTTTAAAAGACAACAAGATGAAGGCTTTCTTAGGGtgtaccaaaaacaaaacaatccAGGCTCTTGTTTGGCAGATACTCATAGATTAGCATCCTTTCATCTCCTTCAATGCAACATCCCAAAAGTCTGACGAGGTTTCTATGTTGAAGTTTGGCAATCAGGATGACTTCATTTTTGAACTCTTCAAGACCCTGTCGTGAAGTTCTTGACAATCTTTTGACAGCTATTTCTTCTTCTGCGGACAAGGTGCCCTGTTTATGCATGTTAATGTAAGCAAAAGTCAGATATGAAACTAATGCTTTTATTCACGTTAGGCACTCTAACTTAGCACATTACCCTGTAAACAGGACCAAAACCTCCTTCTCCGACCATGTTTTCCCTGGAGAAATTGTTTGTTGCAGCCACAATTGTTGCCCATTTGAATACAGGTGATTCTAGATCCTCAGTTTTCTTTTGTGCTGCTGcataatcatatttatatacaaaacagtagaaaaacaaaaaattcagtgCATGTTTCAAATGTATCAAAGATTTTGAAGAAGTCAGCTCCAGAAGTTCAGCACCGTACCTCgcctttttcttcttgtcaTTAAAAGTATACCTCTATTAATAAAGACTGAGACAAGAACTCCGGAAACCATTGAAATCAGTATCAGCTTGATAGGccttttcttctccttttccttATCTAAATCACTGTTGGACTCTGGAACTTAAATCACCACCGAGTTTAAGTTTAGTTTAACTACTGTAGGAGAAGAAAGGAACATAGAAGTTGTAGGTCAGATCATAGAGTTACCTATTTCTGAAACTTCTGAAGCCGATACACGGAGATAGATGTTTTGCTTAATATCTGCCCCAATAACGTCTCTCGTATCAATGAGATTCCCAAACCAAATCAAGCAGCCACTGCCTCCATTAGTTATGTACGGATTAGCATATGCCGTGCAATTACAGTTCCTTAAGCACTCAGCCTTGCATTCGCTTAGGCTCATGCTAGAATTTAACCAAAACTGCAACATATCCGGATATTTTACCCCTCTAACCTCTACAAAACCATCTCCACCCTCACAATTCAACGGCCTAATTCTAATGCATCCTTCGGACCAATCTTGAAGGTCCCAATCTTCTTGGAATTTAGGCGCAAATCCAGTAAAGCACTCACATCTTGTTGCTCTGTCAATTCTGCAGATACCATTAGGACCACACAGGCTGTATTCATCCCATGGGTCTCGTGGATATACACTAGCAATGTTCCACTTATCTTTTCTCGCATTCATAACATAAAGGTGGGTTATACCagatttctctatttttactcttttgaaaattgagcTGTCATAAGGCTCTACCATAGATATCAACCTTTCTTCCTTGAAAAGCATGTCAGGATCAAAGATCGCATCCGGAAAGCGTGGAATACCATTAAAGTAAAGCCCATTCCAGTTTCCAGTTCGATACATTTTCATTGTCCCTCTGAGCACCACAAATTCCGGCAAGCCCTGGTTTACGAtcctgaaaatgaaatttccaGGGGAAGGATCGTCCCAATCTTTCCAGGATGTCAAATACTTCTCCACCCCTGCATCAGCATCATCAATCATCTTCATTCCTGGTAACCAGGTATCAGTTGGATAATCAAAACTCTGCCATATGTAGTAGTCCTGTGATGAACTTTCACTTTCCTTGTCTGCAAAAACCAGGTTTCCAGTATCCAGAAGCCGTAAAACTGGATTTGTTGCCACCCCTAATGAATCCGCCGACCAGATAATGCTTCCGTTTCTGCTTATAACCAGTGTTCGATTTCCAGCTATGCCTAACAGTACTCCATGTGAATCGGTGATGGGATTGTTCCTATTTGCAACCCAAACCACAACATCTGGTGTGTTTTTGTACCATATCCCCAGGAAACTATTTGTTGAAGTTCCAGGGGAGAAGAAACCCATCTCAAACATTTGGTTTTGAGAAATCAAAGTCTGCCCAGTTCCAATAGTTTGGTGTGGGAACAGTGTATCTACCCCGACAGAGAATTCCAGGAAGGTGGTGGATAGCAGCAGGGCGCAGAGAGTTGTAACTAACTGGAAATTCTCCATTCCGAATCAGAAAATGGAAGTTGgaaattctccattttctaCAGATTGGTGAGCAAAATGCAATAATTGTCAGTTTCATGACTCGGGGAGAAAACGATGTTAATttgatacaaatatttaaaactctCAAGATTCAATAACTTGGCAAAATTTGTCAAGAACTccaagaattaaattttagaccAACTCCCGAGAAGCTTCAATCTGAACCCATCTTGGTGGGAAACATGAATGTTGTATggaatgatttctttttttttttttttatgtgaaagCAATCacctattatttaattatttattctatatgATGGTTTCTATACTTctccaccaaaaaaaaattgaagttaaaataagatgaaacGAAGGCAGGAGGAAATGAAGCCCACAAAATTAGTTTGGACAAAGAGTAGGTCAAAAATGTCGACTGAACGCTCAATTTCAATAGTCTCTGCTTTCGGTAAAGTCGAATCAAAATTAGTATGCAAAAATGTTTTATTGAATAcgaattgaattaaatggtttgattttgataattatcattttccattttttggcattttgatCCGATATTTGTAAACTGAACTTCACACTATAAAAAGTAGttaagttaaatattaaaaaatagtaacgtatattttttactttttaataagtaaaataaaattagtataaaatacttagtatataaaaagtatgtatgtaaaaataaataaaataatattttgatttttgtacaATTCGATAAATCAACTCTCAAAGAGTTGATTATAAAAGTATGATGAAGTGAGAGGATGAAGAATAGTAGTATacaactattaattatttaattattattaaaatatataaatataatttattcaaaatatatgataaaaatatatcgaGTCGCAGActtaaaaaacttttttttctaaaaaaaagcCCATGTCGTGAATCAAATCCACGACTTAGTGTCGTGGTTCCAAACCCTGACAtgaacttttatatatttctttttcatttaattttattttatataaattaattatataaaattaattttaacgatatactaaaatttaaaaaatcataatattaaaattgtattaatttaaaaaagtacaatgaactatacaaatattattaacaaacTTGCACCGGCACatttgattatgtagaagaaTCTCTTTATTAGATATGTTACCTTTCACGCATTTGTATccaatccatctcgttgtgGATACGTGATGTTTGGCTTTGACCAGGGCATTTAGAGATACGAATAGTAGTGTCGTGAATCAACTCAAATTTTGAGACATCCCAATAATCTTCAAAATGGACAAGTTCAAATGacttaaaatatgtattcttGTAAGCCATGACTTGCATCCACGACATGgcaaagatttaaaaaaaaaaaaaaacgattTTTGCAGATCCACGactcattataaatatattatacttttttataaattataattatttaaattcttttttataataaaaaaataattaacccagTACAACAACCATATTTAATATCCAGATGGAAccttcaaaaattgaaatataactaaaataattatagaaccTTATGGCACTAATAGAATTATTCCGAGATTAAGGATTTATGcaagttataattaaattttccattaaaataattaacaaatcaatagtaaaattaacatataaagCTTAAAAACAAGAAGATGTTTAATAAATGTAGCAAACTAGAGatataatattgtataattaacGTTATAAGTTACGAATatgcttaaaaaaatagggtaaattataactaccTCTTCGAAAGtttagcataattatgaataactcatattatttaaaaacttacaAATATCCCGtgatatttcatataattatgtgatacttggatggaggtatgaacttgtcaattttgcccttattatatttttttattttttaaaaaataaaaatttgtaaaagaattgaattgggaggatgaaaattttaaaaattattaaaaaaatcattcacttagtccataaaaaaaaagaaaaaattttaataaataaataaaattataattcgtAATACATAAGgttattttgattagttcatcacaaaaaaaaattaaaattaacgaAGACTGACAGATCGTGCTAATTATTAGACGTAAAATTGGAGTAtcggtaatttttcaaataacaaaggGTATCTGTAATTACGCCATACATCGGAGGATattgttgttgtaatttaccgaaagaaaagatcaaataataacatttaaaagagagattttataattatcctaTACAACATTTTAGTCAtcactatattttaatttataatttgaatttcatatgAAATAAGTTGACAGATTAAAGAGTCAACTTAGAAACCATAAGTaattatacacataaaatGAGACAACTGCATGTAttgaaaatctaaaataagaaaagctaaaaaataaatatgaaattttttttaagaataaattaaagttcAACTAAGAACAACtaaatattagaataaaactccaaatttattcaatggaaacttttttctttggaactgtaaatttcataattagaaaatagagGTATAATACAACAGTGCTTGTATGATATGTTATCCTTCGATAGGCCAAGAGATACgccataatttataaagtgCACTAGAGCTAACAGAGCTAGAAAGATTTTTGTTAAGAATCCATAGTCTGACGTCCTCTATGATTAAGCTAGCTAACGTAGCTGGCGACCTCAAAGTGTGCTCGAACCGTCTCATTTTACGTTTCCTCCAAATGCGGTAAACGCATGCCCCAAATAGCACACGGTAATCAATcaaaactttgaaaatttcttaaaaaatgacaaatctCTTTCTAATTCACTTCAcaatattacttttaattctatctcacttgttttaatatttaacacCATCGACGTATAATAAtcacaaacataatattaaaaaaattaagttgtaaatattaaagaaaatagataattcaaattagattcacataaataaaattaaaaagtcaACTGAAAATATGGAAtcagaaattgaaaaagaaaacatctaTATACAATACTATTTCAAAGGGAGACATCAAAAAGaaggtaaatattaatattataaccgacaaaaaaaaaacttaaaatatatttaatgcaCATTACAGTAAAATGACTAGCATAATTATAGAACCTCACAATAGATACTACATATATGTTTAGTTAAATCAATttgtacattaataaaatgaaaattttaccaaTTCTACCACTAGAAgacatataatatttcatcataGTGAATTTCTacggttaaaaataaatagttattgattatGGCCATGCAACACATGTTGGCCGATATTTTTGAACTATGGCTAAAACATTTGCCGTGGTTAAGAGTTacgaaaaatacttttgacatggtgaataaataattttttttatatcgatcataattaataatagttatttaccaCAACTTTGAGTTCCTAACTATTAAACTATAGGTAATAGTAAATTTTTGCTCTATTGTACTTAAATCACTTTTACCCAGAagttttcattatatattgagATCTTATATTAAAACAAGGAAGGTAAAATTATCACAGcaaatttttttccccaagaaatgaaaattttgggattaaatataatttattgcaatctattttttcacatgagcttttttgcactttttgATTCACACATGGGGTAAATCATATTTAACccaaaaaatttgtattatgGTGAGAGCTGATCTTCATCTGGCCTCCAAATCAGTGATGGACATTGTGTGTTTCTCATACTTAGTACCACCCGACGTACAACTTCTTGCAGAGGCGGAACACCCTTCCATGAAGAATCCAGGCTCTTTAGGTTCAGGCAAAATTGCTCCCTCAGTTCCTAACATAAAAAGCACAGATGACATTACTGGCCTGTCTTCCGCACATTTCTGAACGCATAATAAGCCGACTTGCACACATCTCTTCACTTCAGATTCCACAAATGTATCGCTCAAACATTCATCCATGAGCTCAAGAATCTTGTTTTCGTTCCACAGCAGCCATGCCTGCCAAACATTAAGTCAGTTTCTTTTTATGTTGAGCAACACTTCCCATCAGTATCAGCTGAAACATagtacaaattaatttataaccaTGAAGAAACTTACATGTTGCAAGAGGCTATGACAATGAGTGCAGTGGTTAAAGCCCCTATTCTTTTTACCAGTCACAATCTCTAATAAAACTACTCCCATGCTAAATATGTCGGACTTCACTGAGAATCTCCCGTTCATTGCGTATTCTGGAGCCATGTAGCCGCTGCATAAAATTATTGGTTATGAGGTCCTTAAGGAAGATGGAGTAATTCTTTGTTAAGTTAGAAGAAAGCATACTATGTCCCAACAACTCTTTTTGTTCTAGCAGTAGATTGATTCTCTCCGAAAATTCTTGCCAGGCCGAAATCtgaaatttttggatttaaatTTCCATCCAGTAATATGTTGCTGGTTTTGAGGTCCCGATGGATGATCTTTAATCTGGAATCGTGGTGGAGATATAGCAGTCCCCTTGCAATTCCCATGATTATGTTGAAGCGCCTAGGCCATGTCAAAAGTGTCCTTCGATTTTGATCTGCACATCATTGGTAGACATGTGGCACAGGGAAATTAGGGGTGTTcagaagaaaaatgacaagATGAAGGATTTCATAGGCCgtaccaaaaacaaaacaatccAAGCTTTTATTCGGCAGGTATTCATAGATTAGCATCCTTTCTTCGCATTCAATGCAGCATCCCAAAAGTCTGACGAGGTTTCTATGTTGAAGTTTGGCAATCAGGATGACTTCATTTTTGAACTCTTCAAGACCTTGTCCTGAAGTACTTGACAATCTTTTAACAGCTATTTCTTCTGCTGAGAAGTTGCCCTGCTTATTCATGTTAGTGTAAGAGTCAGTTTATCAAACAAATGCTTTTGTTATGTTATGCACTCTAAAGCAATATCTTACCCTGTAAACAGGACCAAAACCTCCTTCTCCAATCATGTTTTCCCTGGAGAAGTTGTTTGTTGCAGCCACAATGGTTGTCCACTTGAATAAAGGTAATTCGAGatcctcatttttcttttgcgTAGCTGTATaaacatatttatacataagAACAgggaaaaatgttaaaaaaaaaccatcaTTGCCTATGCTGATTCAGTGCATGTTTTCAAATGTTCCACAGATTTTGAAGAAGTCGATCAGCACCGTACCTCGCATCTTTCTTCTTGTCATTAAAAGTATACCTCCATTAAAAATGCCTGAAACAAGAACTCCGGAAACCATTGATATCAGTATGAGCTTGATAGGccttttcttctccttttccttATCTAAATCAGTGCTCAACTCTACAACGTAAAACACGAACAAGTTAATTACtataggaaaagaaaagaacgtAAAGGTTGTAGGTCAGGCATAGAGTTACCTGTTTCTGAAAGTTCTAAAGCTGATACACGGATATAGATGTTTTGCTTACTATCTGCCTCATTAAAGTCTCTTGTATCAATGAGATCCCCAAACCATAACAAGCAACCACTGCCTCCACTTGTTATGTACGGATTAGCATATGCTGTGCAATTACAGTTCCTTAAGCACTCAGCTTTGCATTCGCTGAGGCTCATGCTAGAATTTAACCAAAATTGCAACATATCAGGATATTTTACCCCTCTAACCTCTACAAAACCATCTCCACTCTGGCAATTCAACGGCCTAATTCTAATGCACCCATTGGACCAATCTTGAAGGTCCCAATCTTGTTGGGATTTAGGGGCGAATCCCGTAAAGCACTCACATCTTATTGCTCTGTCAATTCTGCAGATACCATAAGGACCACACTCGCTGTACTCATCACATGGATCTCGTGGATAAACGCTAGCAATGTTCCACTTATCTTTTCTCGCATTCATAACATAAAGGATGGTTATACCAGATTTCTCTAATTTTactcttttgaaaattgagcTGTCATAAGGCTCTACCATAGATATCAACTTTTCTCCCTTGAAAATCATCTCAGGGTAGAAAATGGGATTGGGAAAGGGTGGTGTACCTCCAAAGTAAAGCCCGTTCCAATGTCCAGCTCGAAACCTTTTCTTTGTCCCTCTGAGAATCACCGTCTGAGATAGGCCGTGGTTTTCAATCCTGAAAAAGTAATCTCCGTAGGAAGGATCATCCAAATCTTTCCACGATATCATGTACTTCTCCTCTACAGCATCAATATCAGCAATCATCTTCATTCCTGGTAGCCAGGTGTCAGTTGGATAATCGAAACTCTGCCATATGCAGTCCTGCTGTgaactttcatttttcctgTCTACAAGAACCAGGTTTCCAGTATCCAGGAGCTGCAAAACTGGGTTTGCTGCCACCCCTGATGCATTCATCCACCAGATAACCCTTCCAGCTCTGCTTATAACTAAAGTTCGGTTTGCAGCTATGGCTAAGAGCACTTCTTCTGAATCAGGGATGGGTTCGTTTCGGTTTGCAACCCAAACAACAATATCCGGTGTGCTTTTGTACCATATCCCCAAGTACCTGTCCTGTTTCTTTCCAGGGGAGAAAAACCCCATCTCAAAAACTTGGTTCTCAGAAATCAAAGTCTGCCCAACAACAATAGTTTGGTTTGGCAAAAGTGTATCGGCTCCAACACAGAATTCCAGAAAATTGCTGGAAAAAAGCAGAGCACAAAGGACTGTATTTAGCTGGAAAAGAGCCATTTTCACATCAGAAAACGGAAACCGCTGGATTGTAAATTAGACATATACTGCTCTGTCAATGTTTTCTACCCTGTCAtaaattcttcaagaacacGTGAAGAGAAAAGGGGTTCAATATAAAATGCTACCTGTTAAAGTTCATGGAAGTTTACTGGCAGGAGataaagaagagaagaaaaacttTGTCCCCCCCCCAGCGTTTGAACATGTTAGAATTTTAATGGTAGCTTCATAGCCACCAGGTTTATTTCCCTACTATTCTTGTACTCTAACATTGGACTTAATTTGCTAGATCTACTCATAATACCATATCTTTGAAGTTAGAACTGTTGCTCCATGAAATTTCTCAGCCTATCCAATAGAGGAACGCCACAACAATTCATTTCATTCGTAATAGAAAAACACAACTCTGAGACTTTTCCTTCAGTCAAATCCCAGTGGGCACCCAAATGAGAAACTAGACTTATTCTACATTAGCTAAGTTAcatcattcatttttatattttgttaattaaatactttttgtcaaatttattattttaattttttaaaatttgtgcTTGTCATATATTGTCGTTTTTCAGTCAATTTTTCTAGttgaaaaacatcaaattcaGTGCACAAGTTGGAAAAACATCATtacattatcattaaatatcacatgtgcatttcatgtgatatttttcccACAGAAAAATCGATCAAAAATTGGTCATATATGGcacaatacaaatttaataaagttgagatgataaattcgcataaaaataaaaaaaaatagcaaagtgtaaaaacggcATAATTAGAATGacgaaatgtaattttttttttcttttccaattttaaagaagaaattttgcTCTTTTTGGCTCTCAGCAACTTCCAATCGAATTTCTATtacaaaattgattatatttgtaatttaatttaatttatacacgTTATACAGATGACGTAACAAGTTTTGTAGTAGAAAATCCAGCAGTGAGATGGATTAATTGAATTAGAAATGCATTACTTTCGGAAAACCCTTTCAATATTTCGATATCTTTTAAGAAAGTTTCATATAAAAACAGACTTCGATAAAACTATTCTGGAAAAACAAAGGGTTAAAAAGTAGTCAAAtcttaaagaaaagaattgcaGCAACTCACGGAGATGGCTAATATGTGAAAGTCAAGGAAGCTTCTTTGCCCTCTTCTTCCAACACCCTTCACATGTCAAAGCTTTCTATCACTCTTGTTCTATTTTACTAATAATCATCGCTCTCTTTCTACACactttatatcttttattttttctaatatgaaCGAGATTcatcattcaaattaatgCTATTTGGCATGCAAGCAGAATTCAAAGTATATTATATCGACACATTCTTCATATTAGGCCTCATTATATGAATGCCTTTt contains:
- the LOC105176777 gene encoding G-type lectin S-receptor-like serine/threonine-protein kinase At4g27290 isoform X2, yielding MENFQLVTTLCALLLSTTFLEFSVGVDTLFPHQTIGTGQTLISQNQMFEMGFFSPGTSTNSFLGIWYKNTPDVVVWVANRNNPITDSHGVLLGIAGNRTLVISRNGSIIWSADSLGVATNPVLRLLDTGNLVFADKESESSSQDYYIWQSFDYPTDTWLPGMKMIDDADAGVEKYLTSWKDWDDPSPGNFIFRIVNQGLPEFVVLRGTMKMYRTGNWNGLYFNGIPRFPDAIFDPDMLFKEERLISMVEPYDSSIFKRVKIEKSGITHLYVMNARKDKWNIASVYPRDPWDEYSLCGPNGICRIDRATRCECFTGFAPKFQEDWDLQDWSEGCIRIRPLNCEGGDGFVEVRGVKYPDMLQFWLNSSMSLSECKAECLRNCNCTAYANPYITNGGSGCLIWFGNLIDTRDVIGADIKQNIYLRVSASEVSEIVPESNSDLDKEKEKKRPIKLILISMVSGVLVSVFINRGILLMTRRKRRAQKKTEDLESPVFKWATIVAATNNFSRENMVGEGGFGPVYRGTLSAEEEIAVKRLSRTSRQGLEEFKNEVILIAKLQHRNLVRLLGCCIEGDERMLIYEYLPNKSLDCFVFDQNRRTLLTWPKRFDIIMGIARGLLYLHHDSRLKIIHRDLKTSNILLDENLNPKISDFGLARTFREDQFVAKTKRVAGTFGYMAPEYAIHGKFSVKSDIFSMGVVLLEIVSGKKNRGFNHCTHCRSLLEHAWLLWKENKILELMDECLNDTFVESEVKRCVQVGLLCVQKYAEDRPVMSSVLFMLGTEGAVLPEPKEPGFLIERSSSTVRSCTAASTNYEKETMSITDLEAR
- the LOC105176777 gene encoding G-type lectin S-receptor-like serine/threonine-protein kinase At4g27290 isoform X1, producing the protein MENFQLVTTLCALLLSTTFLEFSVGVDTLFPHQTIGTGQTLISQNQMFEMGFFSPGTSTNSFLGIWYKNTPDVVVWVANRNNPITDSHGVLLGIAGNRTLVISRNGSIIWSADSLGVATNPVLRLLDTGNLVFADKESESSSQDYYIWQSFDYPTDTWLPGMKMIDDADAGVEKYLTSWKDWDDPSPGNFIFRIVNQGLPEFVVLRGTMKMYRTGNWNGLYFNGIPRFPDAIFDPDMLFKEERLISMVEPYDSSIFKRVKIEKSGITHLYVMNARKDKWNIASVYPRDPWDEYSLCGPNGICRIDRATRCECFTGFAPKFQEDWDLQDWSEGCIRIRPLNCEGGDGFVEVRGVKYPDMLQFWLNSSMSLSECKAECLRNCNCTAYANPYITNGGSGCLIWFGNLIDTRDVIGADIKQNIYLRVSASEVSEIVPESNSDLDKEKEKKRPIKLILISMVSGVLVSVFINRGILLMTRRKRRAAQKKTEDLESPVFKWATIVAATNNFSRENMVGEGGFGPVYRGTLSAEEEIAVKRLSRTSRQGLEEFKNEVILIAKLQHRNLVRLLGCCIEGDERMLIYEYLPNKSLDCFVFDQNRRTLLTWPKRFDIIMGIARGLLYLHHDSRLKIIHRDLKTSNILLDENLNPKISDFGLARTFREDQFVAKTKRVAGTFGYMAPEYAIHGKFSVKSDIFSMGVVLLEIVSGKKNRGFNHCTHCRSLLEHAWLLWKENKILELMDECLNDTFVESEVKRCVQVGLLCVQKYAEDRPVMSSVLFMLGTEGAVLPEPKEPGFLIERSSSTVRSCTAASTNYEKETMSITDLEAR